A genomic window from Ruminiclostridium cellulolyticum H10 includes:
- the lysS gene encoding lysine--tRNA ligase — protein MSEENLQENQQNEEDLSEILRVRRAKLKDLQEKNSDPFKIVKYDVTNSSQNIINNFDSLEGQNASIAGRLMSKRGMGKAGFCDLQDRDGRIQLYVRKDEVGDEVYEMFKKYDIGDIVGVQGEIFKTHKGEISIKVKEITLLSKSLLPLPEKWHGLKDTDLRYRQRYVDLIVNPEVKNTFILRSKIIKSIRKFLDDRGFLEVDTPLLNTIPGGAAARPFITHHNTLDIDMYLRIAPELYLKRLIVGGMEKVYEMGRMFRNEGMSVKHNPEFTMMEVYEAYNDYKGMMELTENLVSTVAMETLGTTKIQYQGQEIDLTPPWNRMTMIEAVKEYTGIDFDTIKTDEEAKAAAESKKVHVKEGMVRGEILNLMFEEFVESNLVQPTFIYDYPVEISPLTKRKPDCPELTERFEFFITGREMGNAYSELNDPIDQKERFVSQVKKRDSGDEEANMMDEDYVTALEYGMPPTGGLGIGVDRLVILLTDSASIRDILLFPTMKPRD, from the coding sequence ATGTCAGAAGAGAATTTGCAGGAGAATCAACAAAATGAAGAGGATTTAAGTGAGATACTAAGGGTCAGACGTGCAAAACTAAAGGATTTACAGGAAAAAAACAGCGATCCTTTTAAAATAGTAAAGTATGATGTAACAAATTCATCCCAGAACATTATTAATAATTTTGACTCACTTGAAGGCCAGAATGCATCCATAGCCGGAAGATTGATGTCAAAGCGTGGAATGGGTAAAGCGGGATTCTGTGATCTTCAGGACAGGGATGGAAGAATTCAGCTTTATGTAAGAAAAGATGAAGTTGGTGATGAAGTATATGAAATGTTTAAAAAATATGACATCGGAGATATAGTAGGCGTTCAAGGGGAGATATTCAAGACCCATAAGGGTGAAATATCAATTAAAGTTAAAGAAATCACTCTTTTATCTAAGTCATTGCTTCCATTGCCTGAAAAATGGCATGGTTTAAAAGATACAGATTTAAGATATCGACAGAGATATGTTGATTTAATCGTAAACCCTGAAGTAAAAAATACCTTTATACTAAGAAGTAAAATAATTAAATCTATAAGAAAATTCCTTGACGACAGGGGATTCCTTGAAGTTGATACACCGCTATTGAACACAATTCCCGGAGGAGCTGCTGCAAGACCGTTTATAACACATCATAATACATTGGATATTGATATGTATCTGAGAATTGCACCTGAACTCTACCTAAAGAGACTAATAGTCGGCGGGATGGAAAAAGTATATGAAATGGGAAGAATGTTCAGAAACGAAGGTATGTCCGTAAAGCATAATCCTGAATTTACAATGATGGAAGTGTATGAGGCATACAATGACTATAAGGGAATGATGGAACTTACAGAAAACCTTGTTTCTACAGTAGCAATGGAAACACTGGGTACTACCAAAATTCAGTATCAGGGACAGGAAATAGATTTGACTCCGCCTTGGAACAGAATGACTATGATTGAAGCTGTAAAAGAATATACAGGTATAGATTTTGACACAATAAAAACTGACGAAGAAGCAAAAGCGGCTGCTGAGTCCAAAAAGGTTCATGTAAAAGAAGGTATGGTCCGGGGCGAAATATTGAATCTTATGTTTGAAGAATTTGTAGAAAGCAACCTGGTACAACCTACATTTATATATGACTATCCTGTAGAAATCTCTCCTCTTACAAAGAGAAAACCCGATTGTCCCGAATTAACAGAACGTTTTGAATTCTTCATTACCGGAAGAGAAATGGGTAATGCATATTCGGAGCTAAACGATCCTATTGATCAAAAAGAAAGATTTGTAAGCCAGGTAAAAAAGAGGGATTCCGGAGACGAAGAAGCGAACATGATGGATGAAGATTATGTTACAGCATTGGAGTACGGAATGCCGCCAACGGGTGGATTGGGAATAGGCGTCGACAGACTTGTAATACTATTGACTGATTCAGCATCTATCAGAGACATTCTGTTGTTCCCGACAATGAAACCCAGAGATTAG
- the hisIE gene encoding bifunctional phosphoribosyl-AMP cyclohydrolase/phosphoribosyl-ATP diphosphatase HisIE, whose translation MNNLKSSVKFDEKGLVPVVTQDTKTKEVLMVAYMNEEAFDKTLETGKVHYYSRSRSKLWLKGETSGHFQLVKSIKLDCDGDTILVEAEQIDVACHTGNKTCFFRTMVDGEWKENTEEKPTAAILHEVYNVILDRTVHPKEGSYTNYLFTKGLDKILKKVGEETAEVIIAAKNKSKEEIRYEVSDLMYHLMVLLVERGLTLEDIYGELKGRR comes from the coding sequence ATGAATAACTTAAAAAGTTCGGTTAAATTTGATGAGAAAGGTCTTGTTCCCGTTGTTACTCAGGACACCAAAACAAAAGAGGTTTTAATGGTAGCGTACATGAACGAGGAGGCTTTTGACAAGACACTAGAAACAGGAAAGGTTCATTATTACAGCCGCAGCCGCAGCAAGCTTTGGCTTAAAGGTGAGACATCAGGCCACTTTCAGCTTGTTAAGTCAATAAAGCTGGATTGTGACGGAGATACAATTCTTGTAGAGGCTGAACAGATTGATGTTGCTTGCCATACAGGTAACAAGACATGCTTTTTCAGAACAATGGTTGACGGGGAGTGGAAGGAAAATACGGAAGAAAAGCCAACTGCCGCAATTCTTCACGAAGTTTATAATGTAATTTTAGACAGAACTGTCCACCCCAAAGAAGGTTCATATACCAATTACCTGTTCACGAAGGGATTGGACAAGATATTGAAAAAAGTAGGAGAAGAGACTGCCGAGGTAATCATTGCAGCAAAGAACAAATCCAAAGAAGAAATAAGATATGAAGTATCTGATTTAATGTATCATCTTATGGTATTGCTTGTAGAAAGAGGCCTCACTCTTGAAGACATTTACGGAGAATTAAAAGGAAGAAGATAA
- a CDS encoding SigB/SigF/SigG family RNA polymerase sigma factor: protein MENKTQNTLNYDEVQLFSQYISTGNLEYRNEIVSNYLSLAEYLSKKFLNRGVDFDDIYQVACLALINAVERFSPDKGVKFISFATPTILGEIKRFFRDKSTTIKIPRRIYESRQGVNKARDELTQKLSRVPRADEIAEYMGIPVETVLEIIEAGSSTIVKSLDQTINQDNDAELGDTLGYDEKTYEMIDNKDFLEKVLISFNDVERQFVTYRYIQNKTQKQIAEILGVSQMYVSRMERKILDKFRKYLK, encoded by the coding sequence ATGGAAAACAAAACTCAAAATACATTAAATTATGACGAAGTACAGTTATTTTCTCAATACATAAGTACAGGGAACCTGGAATATAGAAATGAGATTGTATCAAATTACCTTAGTCTTGCAGAATACTTGTCCAAAAAGTTTCTAAACAGAGGAGTAGATTTTGATGATATATATCAAGTGGCTTGTCTTGCCTTAATAAACGCTGTAGAAAGATTCAGTCCGGACAAGGGAGTAAAATTTATAAGTTTTGCAACACCAACAATTCTAGGTGAAATAAAGAGATTTTTCAGGGATAAGAGTACAACAATAAAGATTCCCAGAAGAATTTATGAATCCCGGCAGGGAGTAAATAAGGCTAGGGATGAGCTTACCCAAAAGTTAAGCAGAGTACCGAGGGCAGATGAAATAGCTGAATATATGGGTATACCTGTTGAAACAGTACTTGAGATAATAGAAGCTGGAAGTTCAACTATAGTTAAATCTCTGGATCAGACAATTAACCAGGATAATGATGCTGAATTGGGCGATACTTTAGGATACGACGAGAAAACATATGAAATGATAGACAATAAAGACTTTCTCGAAAAGGTATTAATATCATTTAATGATGTAGAAAGACAATTTGTAACATATAGGTACATCCAAAATAAGACTCAGAAACAGATAGCTGAAATACTTGGAGTATCCCAGATGTATGTTTCAAGAATGGAAAGGAAAATACTCGATAAATTCAGAAAATATCTCAAGTAG
- a CDS encoding ATP-binding protein — protein sequence MESIINDNVTLILPAKSEYVSTARLTASSVATRVGFNIDEVEDIKVSVSEVCNIILSRTDKKISQYRISFDIIANNLKITFMAENSTLDCFEESIENEYGLYIMKALMDSVELCNDDHSIVMTKKIGV from the coding sequence ATGGAAAGTATAATAAACGATAATGTAACACTTATTTTACCCGCAAAGAGCGAATATGTAAGTACGGCAAGATTAACTGCATCAAGTGTTGCAACCAGAGTAGGTTTTAATATTGATGAAGTTGAGGATATAAAGGTATCTGTATCTGAAGTATGTAATATAATATTGTCAAGAACAGACAAAAAGATAAGCCAATACAGAATATCCTTTGATATCATAGCTAACAATCTGAAAATAACATTTATGGCAGAAAATAGCACACTAGACTGTTTTGAAGAATCTATAGAAAATGAATACGGACTATATATCATGAAGGCTCTAATGGACTCAGTAGAGCTATGTAATGATGATCATTCCATAGTAATGACAAAAAAGATTGGAGTATAG
- the groL gene encoding chaperonin GroEL (60 kDa chaperone family; promotes refolding of misfolded polypeptides especially under stressful conditions; forms two stacked rings of heptamers to form a barrel-shaped 14mer; ends can be capped by GroES; misfolded proteins enter the barrel where they are refolded when GroES binds), which translates to MAKEIKFGEEARRSLEKGVNQLADTVKVTLGPKGRNVVLDKKFGSPLITNDGVTIAKEVELEDKFENMGAQLVKEVATKTNDVAGDGTTTATLLAQAIIREGMKNVAAGANPMILKKGLQKAVDTAVAGIKENSRKVKGKEDIARVATISANEELIGTLIADAMEKVTNDGVITVEESKTMGTNLEVVEGMQFDRGYLSAYMVTDTDKMEAVLDDPYILITDKKLTNIQDLLPILEEIVKQGKKLLIIAEDIEGEALTTLILNKLRGTFVCVAVKAPGFGDRRKAMLQDIAILTGGEVITEELGLDLKETQITQLGKARQVIVQKENTIIVDGNGSAEDIKSRINSIKTQIEDTTSDFDREKLQERLAKLSGGVAVIQVGAATETEMKEKKLRIEDALAATRAAVEEGIVAGGGTAFINVIPEVAKLLESTSGDEKTGVQIILRALEEPVRQIAENAGLEGSVIVEKIKTSEKGMGFDALNEKYIDMIEGGIVDPAKVTRSALQNAVSVAAMVLTTESVVADKPEPEAPAVPAGMPGGMGGMY; encoded by the coding sequence ATGGCAAAGGAAATTAAATTTGGCGAAGAAGCTAGACGTTCACTTGAAAAAGGTGTTAACCAATTAGCTGATACAGTAAAGGTTACCCTTGGGCCAAAGGGAAGAAATGTTGTTTTAGATAAAAAATTCGGATCACCATTAATTACAAATGATGGTGTTACTATAGCAAAAGAAGTTGAACTTGAAGATAAATTCGAAAATATGGGTGCACAGCTTGTTAAAGAAGTTGCTACAAAAACAAATGATGTAGCCGGTGACGGTACTACTACAGCAACTTTACTTGCACAGGCAATAATCAGAGAAGGTATGAAGAACGTTGCTGCAGGAGCAAACCCTATGATTTTGAAGAAAGGTTTGCAGAAGGCTGTTGATACTGCTGTTGCAGGAATAAAGGAGAATAGCCGTAAAGTTAAAGGTAAGGAAGATATCGCAAGAGTTGCAACCATTTCAGCAAATGAGGAATTGATAGGAACTCTTATTGCTGATGCTATGGAAAAAGTAACAAACGACGGTGTTATTACTGTAGAAGAGTCAAAGACTATGGGAACTAACCTTGAAGTAGTTGAAGGTATGCAGTTTGACAGAGGATATCTTTCAGCTTATATGGTTACAGATACTGATAAGATGGAAGCTGTTTTGGATGATCCATATATTCTTATAACTGACAAAAAGTTAACAAACATACAAGATTTACTTCCAATTCTTGAAGAAATTGTAAAACAAGGAAAGAAACTCCTTATCATAGCAGAAGATATTGAAGGAGAGGCCCTTACTACGCTTATCCTGAACAAATTAAGAGGAACATTCGTTTGCGTAGCTGTTAAGGCACCTGGATTCGGGGACAGAAGAAAAGCTATGCTTCAAGATATAGCTATATTGACAGGTGGAGAAGTTATCACTGAGGAATTAGGTCTTGACCTTAAGGAAACTCAAATAACTCAGCTTGGTAAAGCAAGACAGGTAATCGTACAGAAGGAAAATACTATAATAGTTGATGGTAATGGAAGTGCTGAAGACATTAAGAGCAGAATTAACTCCATCAAAACTCAGATTGAAGATACTACATCAGACTTTGACAGAGAAAAGCTTCAGGAAAGACTTGCAAAGCTGTCTGGCGGTGTAGCGGTAATCCAGGTTGGTGCTGCAACTGAAACTGAAATGAAGGAAAAGAAACTAAGAATTGAAGATGCACTCGCTGCAACAAGAGCAGCTGTTGAAGAAGGCATCGTAGCCGGTGGTGGAACAGCTTTTATTAACGTTATTCCTGAGGTTGCAAAATTGCTTGAATCAACGTCCGGTGATGAAAAGACAGGTGTTCAGATTATATTGAGAGCTCTTGAGGAGCCTGTAAGACAAATAGCAGAAAACGCTGGTCTTGAAGGATCGGTTATCGTTGAGAAGATTAAAACAAGTGAAAAGGGTATGGGATTTGATGCACTTAACGAAAAATATATAGATATGATTGAAGGCGGAATAGTTGATCCTGCAAAGGTTACCAGATCAGCTCTCCAGAATGCGGTTTCTGTAGCAGCAATGGTACTGACAACAGAAAGCGTAGTAGCTGACAAGCCTGAACCAGAGGCACCTGCAGTACCGGCTGGAATGCCAGGTGGAATGGGCGGAATGTACTAA
- the greA gene encoding transcription elongation factor GreA, with the protein MSAKEVVLTYEGLKKLEEELEFLRGTKRKEVAERIKQALSFGDISENSEYDEAKNEQAQVEGRIVQLESMLKHARIIDEDEVNTDVVSIGSKVRIFDIEFDEEVEYLIVGSTEANPLKSKISNESPVGAALIGHTKGETVEVQVPDGVLKFKILEISK; encoded by the coding sequence ATGTCAGCAAAAGAAGTCGTTTTAACCTATGAAGGCTTAAAGAAGCTTGAAGAAGAATTAGAATTTTTAAGAGGAACTAAAAGGAAGGAAGTAGCTGAGAGAATAAAGCAGGCTCTTTCGTTTGGCGACATATCTGAAAATTCTGAGTATGATGAAGCAAAAAATGAACAGGCACAAGTAGAAGGCAGGATTGTACAACTTGAATCTATGCTCAAGCATGCCAGAATAATAGATGAAGATGAAGTAAATACAGATGTTGTCAGCATTGGTTCAAAGGTGAGAATTTTTGATATTGAGTTTGATGAAGAAGTAGAATACCTGATTGTCGGTTCAACAGAAGCTAACCCTCTTAAATCGAAGATTTCAAATGAATCTCCCGTAGGTGCAGCACTAATTGGTCACACAAAAGGTGAAACAGTTGAAGTACAAGTTCCTGACGGAGTATTAAAATTCAAGATACTTGAGATATCAAAATAG
- the groES gene encoding co-chaperone GroES encodes MKIKPLGDRVVIKMLESEETTKSGIVLPGSAKEKPQVAEIVAVGPGTVVDGKEVKMEVKVGDRVLTSKYSGTEVKFDGQEYTILKQGDILAIVE; translated from the coding sequence ATGAAGATAAAACCATTAGGCGATAGAGTAGTTATTAAAATGCTTGAGAGCGAAGAGACTACTAAAAGTGGAATCGTATTACCAGGAAGTGCAAAGGAAAAGCCACAGGTAGCGGAAATAGTTGCAGTAGGACCTGGAACAGTTGTTGACGGAAAAGAAGTTAAAATGGAAGTAAAAGTTGGAGACAGAGTGCTTACCAGCAAATATTCCGGAACAGAAGTTAAATTTGACGGTCAGGAGTATACAATATTGAAGCAGGGCGATATCCTTGCTATTGTTGAATAA
- a CDS encoding DUF6106 family protein codes for MDIFMEKIVKRRKTAMDSIIIAATIVVGLLLIVIVGSVSFLQSFMPILLVAIGYLGYVLIRNRNVEYEYIVTNGDLDIDMIIAQRKRKRVFSGSCKDFEIIAKMTSGQYNQSYDNIKNRLNAVTTMESNEVYFISTVKDGEKILVFFEPHPKMIESFKKYIPRKVFE; via the coding sequence ATGGATATATTTATGGAAAAAATTGTAAAACGTAGAAAGACTGCTATGGATTCAATAATAATTGCCGCCACAATTGTAGTCGGGTTGCTGTTAATCGTTATAGTAGGCTCAGTGAGCTTTCTACAAAGCTTTATGCCTATATTACTTGTTGCAATAGGATATTTAGGTTATGTACTGATAAGAAACAGAAACGTGGAATATGAATATATCGTCACCAATGGTGATTTGGATATAGATATGATAATAGCGCAGAGAAAGAGAAAAAGAGTATTTAGTGGTTCATGTAAGGATTTTGAGATTATTGCCAAAATGACAAGCGGTCAGTATAATCAAAGCTACGATAATATCAAAAATCGCTTAAATGCAGTAACAACAATGGAGTCAAATGAAGTATACTTTATATCCACTGTAAAAGACGGTGAGAAAATACTCGTATTTTTCGAACCCCATCCCAAAATGATTGAATCATTTAAGAAATATATTCCAAGAAAGGTTTTTGAATAA
- a CDS encoding STAS domain-containing protein, which translates to MEHSELSVQKILDGSKCKIVLSGEIDIYTSQRFKNELNEAVKTCNDDLYIDCKELTYIDSTGLGILVGALKEVRKENNHIYICNLKDNIKKLFLITGLDKLFKIE; encoded by the coding sequence ATGGAACATAGCGAATTGAGTGTTCAAAAAATCTTGGATGGTAGTAAATGTAAAATTGTATTGTCAGGCGAAATTGACATATATACATCACAGAGGTTTAAAAATGAACTAAATGAGGCTGTCAAAACCTGTAATGACGATCTCTATATAGATTGCAAGGAACTTACCTATATAGACAGCACAGGATTGGGCATACTTGTAGGAGCACTTAAAGAAGTCAGAAAAGAAAACAATCATATATACATTTGTAACCTTAAGGATAATATTAAAAAGTTATTTCTCATTACCGGCTTGGACAAGTTATTTAAAATAGAATAA
- a CDS encoding tetratricopeptide repeat protein, protein MKNNLLSIDEYRNNPEFYFYKGLRCANKRNLNEAYKHLVRASELSPENMEYKFNIACFLSEMQRPREANRIFKDILLHYDPTMYDCYFGMGCNSFELGDMKKAAEYFEKYIYFDSDGEFSEEVSEMIFYLKLYNDISGDNRFLRLSQINFKKAEKSLLNNKTDHAVSELYRAIAFNPLNTEARNLLVLIMLEQQNYKRAASFVSTVLNIYSEDIWANTLKIYNLYCTRKYSRVEKLLKILPFRRVHNRKDLLCIVTTLIVFNKIDEMILLLETYIVEYNDLIIYLTLLLGYVSVKNYSKANQMIKNLLSFKTLNKDISDWLKKISRIMKENTVEISVLDEYKEIFGIIGETEDYMYSPTGYSKILENAFVPRQRASRRIPAKYNSVVKCTVLNKEIMYVPDYEKEIIHLLCNIIKGTEELLPENEKDITALSAVVEYIYCKENFIEMGKEELIQKYGITSISFNRVLKKIKYK, encoded by the coding sequence GTGAAAAATAATTTATTAAGCATCGATGAATACCGGAATAACCCGGAATTTTATTTCTATAAGGGACTGCGTTGTGCCAACAAAAGGAATTTAAACGAAGCCTACAAACATCTGGTTAGGGCTTCTGAGCTAAGTCCTGAGAATATGGAGTATAAATTTAACATAGCATGCTTTCTTTCTGAAATGCAAAGGCCCAGAGAAGCCAATAGAATATTCAAGGATATACTATTACACTATGATCCAACAATGTATGATTGCTATTTTGGTATGGGTTGTAACAGCTTTGAGCTTGGTGACATGAAAAAAGCAGCTGAATACTTTGAAAAGTACATCTATTTTGACAGTGATGGGGAATTCAGCGAAGAAGTTTCAGAAATGATATTTTATTTAAAACTGTATAATGACATTTCCGGAGACAACAGATTTTTGAGGCTGTCTCAGATCAATTTTAAAAAGGCTGAAAAAAGCCTTTTAAATAACAAAACTGACCATGCGGTAAGCGAGCTTTATAGAGCAATAGCATTTAACCCCTTGAATACAGAGGCCCGTAATCTGCTGGTACTAATAATGCTGGAGCAGCAGAACTACAAACGTGCAGCAAGTTTTGTCTCTACTGTATTAAATATATATAGTGAAGACATATGGGCAAATACTCTAAAAATATACAACTTATACTGCACTCGGAAATATTCCCGGGTGGAAAAACTTTTAAAGATCCTTCCTTTCAGAAGAGTACATAACAGGAAGGACCTTTTATGTATTGTAACTACATTAATAGTTTTTAATAAAATTGATGAAATGATTCTCCTGTTGGAAACATACATTGTTGAGTACAATGATTTGATCATATATTTGACACTGCTTTTAGGGTATGTATCCGTAAAGAATTATAGTAAGGCAAACCAGATGATTAAAAACCTTCTATCATTCAAAACATTGAATAAAGATATTTCTGATTGGCTTAAAAAAATCAGCCGAATTATGAAGGAAAATACTGTGGAAATATCTGTTTTGGATGAATACAAGGAAATATTTGGAATAATCGGAGAAACTGAAGATTACATGTATAGTCCGACAGGGTATTCGAAAATATTGGAAAATGCCTTCGTGCCGAGACAAAGAGCTTCAAGGAGGATTCCTGCAAAGTACAATTCTGTAGTTAAATGTACAGTTCTTAATAAGGAAATAATGTATGTTCCTGATTATGAAAAGGAAATAATACATTTGTTGTGCAATATAATCAAAGGTACAGAAGAACTTTTGCCGGAGAATGAAAAGGATATAACTGCCCTTTCTGCTGTAGTTGAATATATCTATTGTAAGGAGAACTTTATAGAAATGGGTAAGGAGGAATTAATACAAAAGTATGGTATTACCTCTATTTCCTTTAACAGGGTGCTAAAAAAAATTAAGTATAAGTAA
- a CDS encoding ATP-binding protein, whose product MRAITYIINDPVNVSDIVTLILDYITLGNSVSEDTLFEIKVILNELIVNALQHGNKSNHNKHTYVTFKLIDDDYLYVSVMDEGSGFNYSKFSLVKDLDCTNSLYCDHGRGLVIVRQLCDKIKFNKCGNKVSIIKNLHLQQPKNI is encoded by the coding sequence GTGAGAGCTATTACTTATATCATCAACGATCCTGTAAACGTATCTGATATCGTTACTCTAATTCTTGATTACATCACGTTGGGGAATAGTGTATCTGAAGACACACTATTTGAAATAAAGGTCATATTAAATGAGTTGATTGTAAATGCATTACAGCACGGAAATAAAAGTAACCACAATAAGCATACTTACGTAACATTTAAGTTAATTGATGATGATTACCTATATGTGAGTGTAATGGATGAAGGCAGCGGATTCAACTATTCGAAATTCTCTTTGGTTAAGGACTTAGATTGTACAAATAGTCTGTATTGTGATCATGGCAGAGGATTGGTTATTGTAAGACAACTATGTGATAAAATAAAGTTTAATAAATGCGGTAATAAAGTATCAATTATTAAAAACCTCCACTTACAGCAACCCAAAAACATATAA
- a CDS encoding IMP dehydrogenase: MAFYYNEPSRTFSEYLLVPNLSTKECVPDNVILKTPVVKHKVGEKSTLELNIPVVSAIMQSVSDQNMAIALAKCGGISFIYGSQSIESQAEMVRKVKKYKAGFVVSDSNLRPDNKLRDVVAMKQKTGHSTIAITEDGTPTGKLLGIVTSRDYRLSRASLDEEISTFMTPFSHLIYGNEKTTLKEANDLIWEHKLNCLPIIDSNQKLMYFVFRKDYDSHKQNPNELLDKSKSLIVGAGINTRDYKERVAALVEAGVDIVCIDSSDGYSEWQSDTIKWIKETYNGQVKVGAGNVVDREGFRYLVDAGADFIKVGIGGGSICITREQKGIGRGQASAVIEVSSARDEYMKETGIYVPICSDGGIVHDYHMVLALAMGADFIMLGRYFARFDESPTRKLKVGGNFVKEYWGEGSNRARNWQRYDMGGDAKLGFEEGVDSYVPYAGKLKDNLDTTIYKIKSTMCNCGALSVSELQQKARITLVSATSIKEGGAHDVILKDKEISS, from the coding sequence ATGGCTTTTTATTACAATGAACCCTCGAGGACTTTCAGCGAATACCTCTTAGTTCCAAACCTCAGCACCAAGGAATGTGTACCGGATAACGTTATTCTAAAAACACCGGTAGTAAAACATAAAGTCGGGGAAAAATCTACCCTTGAGTTGAATATACCTGTAGTTTCAGCAATAATGCAGTCTGTATCAGATCAAAACATGGCAATAGCACTGGCAAAATGCGGAGGTATATCATTCATATACGGATCACAAAGTATCGAAAGCCAGGCTGAAATGGTGAGGAAGGTTAAAAAATATAAAGCTGGTTTTGTAGTAAGTGACAGCAATCTCCGCCCTGACAACAAACTCAGAGATGTTGTTGCAATGAAGCAAAAAACAGGACATTCTACCATAGCTATTACAGAAGACGGAACACCTACAGGCAAACTTCTTGGAATAGTTACAAGCAGAGATTACAGACTAAGCAGAGCATCACTGGACGAAGAGATAAGTACTTTTATGACTCCTTTTTCCCATTTAATATATGGAAATGAAAAAACAACACTAAAAGAAGCAAATGACTTAATCTGGGAACATAAGCTAAACTGCCTACCAATAATAGATAGCAATCAAAAATTAATGTATTTTGTTTTCAGAAAAGACTATGACAGCCACAAACAAAACCCAAATGAATTATTGGACAAGAGCAAAAGCCTTATTGTCGGAGCAGGTATAAATACACGTGACTACAAGGAAAGAGTAGCTGCACTGGTGGAAGCAGGAGTGGATATTGTCTGTATAGATTCATCCGACGGATACAGCGAATGGCAGTCAGATACTATTAAGTGGATTAAGGAAACGTATAATGGGCAAGTTAAAGTCGGTGCAGGAAATGTAGTAGATAGGGAAGGTTTCAGATATCTGGTAGATGCAGGTGCGGACTTTATAAAGGTTGGTATCGGCGGAGGCTCTATTTGTATAACAAGAGAGCAAAAGGGTATTGGACGTGGACAGGCATCAGCAGTTATTGAGGTGTCTTCAGCAAGAGACGAATACATGAAAGAGACAGGGATATACGTACCTATATGCTCTGATGGCGGAATAGTACATGACTATCATATGGTACTTGCATTGGCAATGGGTGCTGACTTTATAATGCTGGGAAGATATTTTGCAAGATTTGACGAAAGTCCCACCAGAAAATTGAAAGTTGGAGGGAACTTTGTCAAGGAATACTGGGGAGAAGGCTCAAACCGTGCTAGAAATTGGCAAAGGTACGATATGGGAGGAGATGCAAAGCTTGGCTTTGAAGAGGGTGTAGACTCTTATGTTCCTTATGCAGGTAAATTGAAAGACAATCTTGATACTACTATTTACAAAATAAAGTCTACAATGTGCAACTGCGGTGCTTTGTCAGTATCCGAGCTTCAACAAAAAGCAAGAATAACATTGGTATCTGCAACAAGCATCAAAGAAGGCGGAGCTCATGACGTAATTCTAAAGGACAAGGAAATATCTTCTTGA